A single window of Shewanella sp. Choline-02u-19 DNA harbors:
- the nadD gene encoding nicotinate-nucleotide adenylyltransferase has product MKIGILGGTFDPLHFGHLRPAMEVQQQLELDEIWLMPNHIPPHKNSTHVSTDDRLAMAQAVCNEFPQLQLCAIEASRETPSYTVTTLTALKQQYPMHEFYFLMGMDSFLGLQSWYQWQSLFDLCHLVVCQRPGWTLSDEHPMQTVLAQQSAITAVESSPKTGGIFCVSITEQPFSSTQIRANISKGLSVDEALPTSVQLYIKQHRLYGSKA; this is encoded by the coding sequence ATGAAAATAGGCATTCTAGGCGGTACCTTCGACCCCTTGCATTTTGGTCATCTTCGTCCGGCGATGGAGGTGCAGCAACAGCTTGAGTTGGATGAGATCTGGCTAATGCCAAATCATATTCCGCCGCACAAAAACAGCACCCATGTCAGCACTGATGACCGATTGGCAATGGCGCAAGCGGTATGTAATGAATTTCCACAACTCCAACTATGCGCAATTGAAGCCAGTCGAGAAACCCCCTCCTATACCGTCACCACGCTCACGGCACTAAAACAACAATACCCAATGCATGAGTTTTATTTTTTAATGGGGATGGATTCATTTTTAGGATTACAGAGCTGGTATCAATGGCAGAGCCTATTTGATTTGTGCCACTTAGTTGTGTGTCAGCGACCAGGATGGACACTATCAGATGAGCACCCAATGCAAACGGTGTTAGCTCAACAGAGTGCAATAACAGCAGTAGAAAGCAGTCCAAAAACCGGCGGTATTTTTTGCGTATCAATCACAGAGCAGCCGTTTTCGTCAACTCAGATACGCGCCAATATTAGCAAGGGCTTATCGGTTGATGAGGCATTACCCACCAGTGTCCAGTTGTATATAAAGCAGCATAGACTATATGGCTCAAAGGCTTAG
- the holA gene encoding DNA polymerase III subunit delta yields the protein MRVYPDQLLRNISPLPQCCLIFGDDPWLCEQSRIALYQVAKQQGFDEKIQLTQETGFNWNELIEQWQAMSLFSSRRIIELTLPTAKPGTEGSAMFQSLMQMDNPDVLLILTGPKLAAEQTKSKWFKSLDAKGVYVPCITPEGAQFQRWLDTRISHYALSLSRDSREMLFALYEGNLLAADQALQLLQLLSPTAPIEPEQLTQYFEDQSRFSVFQLTDAMLSNQQDKAQHILSQLKSEGVAMPIILWSLFKELAVLLQLKTAETSGQPIQALWSKLRIWDKRKPLYQQALKRLSLSQVKTLLSTSSVLELKLKQQGIEDWTGLSHVSLLFDAKAHKALEHIAID from the coding sequence ATGCGGGTATACCCAGATCAATTGCTGCGAAATATCAGCCCCTTGCCACAATGCTGCCTTATTTTTGGTGATGACCCTTGGCTATGTGAACAAAGCCGAATTGCATTGTACCAAGTCGCTAAACAGCAAGGCTTCGATGAGAAAATTCAATTAACCCAGGAAACTGGTTTCAATTGGAATGAGTTAATCGAGCAATGGCAAGCCATGAGCTTGTTCTCCAGTCGCCGTATTATTGAACTCACACTGCCGACGGCAAAACCAGGCACTGAAGGTAGCGCCATGTTCCAATCTTTAATGCAGATGGATAATCCTGATGTATTGTTGATTTTAACGGGCCCTAAACTTGCTGCAGAACAAACCAAGAGTAAATGGTTCAAATCCCTAGACGCTAAAGGCGTTTATGTTCCTTGTATCACCCCAGAAGGCGCACAGTTTCAGCGTTGGCTTGATACTCGGATCAGCCATTATGCATTGTCTTTATCTCGTGATTCCCGAGAGATGCTATTTGCATTATATGAAGGCAATTTACTTGCCGCGGATCAAGCGTTGCAGTTACTGCAGTTACTCAGCCCAACAGCGCCGATTGAACCGGAGCAGTTAACTCAGTATTTTGAAGATCAGTCGCGGTTTAGTGTTTTCCAGCTAACCGATGCCATGTTGAGTAACCAACAAGACAAAGCGCAACATATTCTGTCACAGCTAAAAAGTGAGGGAGTGGCAATGCCAATCATACTCTGGTCACTATTCAAAGAGTTGGCCGTTTTGCTGCAGCTCAAAACAGCGGAAACCAGCGGCCAACCAATACAAGCCCTTTGGAGCAAGCTACGCATCTGGGACAAACGTAAGCCCTTATATCAACAGGCACTCAAGCGTTTATCACTGTCGCAAGTCAAAACGCTGCTTTCAACCTCATCGGTACTAGAGCTAAAACTTAAGCAGCAAGGCATAGAAGACTGGACCGGACTTAGCCATGTAAGTCTGCTTTTTGATGCTAAAGCTCATAAAGCACTTGAACATATAGCCATAGACTAA
- a CDS encoding LPS-assembly lipoprotein LptE yields the protein MLIKRIFLVTLALSVLLSAGCGFKLQGSYSIPEQLQTLSLSSQDEYSELTRLVRERLRLNRIAVVEPTDEIPTVRIISDSLDRSTLSIYPTGNVAEYELIYQVSFAVQLPNAESQRFEVDIHRDYLDDPRTALAKSREMQLLLKEMRNQAADRIIQTLATIEVN from the coding sequence ATGCTAATTAAACGCATATTTTTAGTAACCTTAGCACTGAGCGTACTGCTCAGTGCGGGTTGCGGCTTTAAATTACAGGGAAGCTACTCTATCCCTGAACAGCTGCAAACATTGAGCTTAAGCAGCCAAGACGAATACAGTGAATTAACTCGTCTCGTGCGTGAACGTTTAAGACTTAACCGTATTGCCGTTGTTGAGCCAACAGATGAGATCCCAACCGTTCGCATTATTAGCGACTCACTAGACCGTTCAACGCTGTCTATTTATCCAACAGGTAACGTGGCTGAGTATGAGTTGATCTACCAAGTCTCTTTTGCTGTGCAACTGCCAAATGCTGAATCTCAGCGTTTTGAAGTTGATATTCACCGCGATTATTTGGACGATCCGCGTACTGCGCTAGCAAAGAGCCGCGAGATGCAATTGCTGCTCAAAGAGATGCGCAATCAAGCTGCCGATCGTATTATTCAGACTTTGGCTACTATAGAGGTTAATTGA
- the leuS gene encoding leucine--tRNA ligase produces the protein MQEQYTPSEIEAKVQQHWKDEKTFEVTEDENKEKFYCLSMFPYPSGRLHMGHVRNYTIGDVVARYQRLQGKNVLQPIGWDSFGLPAENAAIKNNTAPAPWTYENIDYMKNQLKMLGFGYDWSREIATCTPEYYRWEQWFFTKLYEKGLVYKKTASVNWCPNDETVLANEQVIDGCCWRCDTTVEQKEIPQWFIKITEYADELLNDLDQLDEWPEQVKTMQRNWIGRSEGIEMTFQVANSDQSFDIYTTRPDTVMGVTYVAIAAAHPLAEQAAANNPALADFIEECKNADTTEAAMAAMEKKGVATGLNAIHPLTGKEVPIWVGNFVLMNYGTGAVMSVPAHDQRDYEFAKKYGLTIEGVVKPVDSELDISEEAYTDKGVLFNSAQFDGLDFQAAFDAIDAKLVAEGKGKRQVNFRLRDWGVSRQRYWGAPIPMVTLADGTIIPTPEDQLPVILPEDVVMDGIQSPIKADKEWAKTQVNGQEAFRETDTFDTFMESSWYYARYCSPHADEMLDPAKANYWLPVDQYIGGIEHACMHLLYFRFFHKLLRDSGLVNSDEPAKRLLTQGMVLADAYYYNNAKGARVWVAPSDVTVLETDDKGRTVKAVDSEGHELVYTGMSKMSKSKNNGIDPQEMVNKYGADTVRLFMMFAAPPELTLEWQESSVEGAHRFIKRLWKTAHDHVAAGPTVELDLKSLNAAQKELRRELHKTIAKVGDDIERRQMFNTAIASVMELMNRLQKAATDTEQDRALMQEALSAVTRLLYPIIPHTSFSLWNELGNTGAIEDVLWPEVDEAALVEDSKLIIVQVNGKLRAKITVAADASKEEVEATGLAEEGVVKHTEGKTVRKVIYIPGKLLNIVAN, from the coding sequence ATGCAAGAGCAATATACTCCTTCTGAAATTGAAGCAAAAGTGCAACAGCACTGGAAAGATGAAAAGACATTTGAAGTTACCGAAGATGAAAACAAAGAAAAGTTTTACTGCCTTTCTATGTTTCCTTACCCTTCAGGTCGACTCCATATGGGCCATGTGCGTAACTACACCATAGGTGATGTTGTTGCTCGTTACCAACGACTGCAAGGCAAAAATGTTCTGCAACCTATCGGTTGGGACTCTTTTGGCCTGCCTGCAGAGAATGCGGCAATCAAAAATAATACCGCGCCTGCGCCATGGACTTATGAAAACATCGACTACATGAAGAACCAGCTTAAAATGCTTGGCTTTGGTTATGACTGGTCGCGTGAAATAGCCACTTGTACACCTGAGTATTACCGTTGGGAACAATGGTTTTTCACCAAACTTTACGAGAAAGGCCTCGTTTACAAGAAGACGGCATCGGTTAATTGGTGTCCAAATGATGAAACCGTTCTCGCGAACGAGCAAGTCATCGACGGCTGCTGCTGGCGCTGTGATACTACTGTAGAGCAAAAAGAGATCCCACAGTGGTTCATTAAGATCACTGAGTATGCCGATGAGCTTCTTAATGACCTCGACCAGTTAGACGAATGGCCTGAGCAAGTTAAGACCATGCAGCGCAACTGGATTGGCCGCAGTGAAGGTATCGAAATGACGTTTCAGGTTGCTAATAGCGACCAGAGCTTCGATATCTATACCACTCGCCCAGATACTGTTATGGGAGTCACTTACGTTGCTATTGCAGCCGCTCATCCATTAGCAGAGCAAGCGGCAGCGAATAACCCTGCCCTTGCTGATTTTATCGAAGAGTGTAAAAACGCTGATACTACTGAAGCGGCTATGGCTGCAATGGAGAAAAAAGGCGTTGCTACCGGTCTTAATGCTATTCACCCGCTAACCGGTAAAGAAGTGCCTATCTGGGTCGGTAACTTTGTATTAATGAACTACGGTACTGGCGCTGTTATGTCGGTCCCGGCACACGATCAACGTGATTATGAATTTGCCAAAAAATACGGCCTAACCATCGAAGGCGTTGTTAAGCCTGTTGATAGCGAACTTGATATCAGCGAAGAGGCTTACACTGATAAAGGTGTACTGTTTAATTCAGCCCAATTTGACGGTCTTGATTTTCAAGCAGCGTTTGATGCCATTGATGCCAAGCTAGTAGCTGAAGGCAAAGGTAAACGTCAAGTGAACTTCCGTCTACGCGACTGGGGTGTTTCACGCCAACGTTACTGGGGCGCACCCATTCCGATGGTCACCTTGGCTGATGGAACCATTATCCCAACACCTGAAGATCAACTTCCTGTTATCTTGCCTGAAGATGTTGTCATGGATGGGATTCAGAGTCCTATTAAAGCTGACAAAGAGTGGGCAAAAACGCAAGTTAATGGTCAGGAAGCTTTCCGCGAAACAGATACCTTCGATACCTTTATGGAGTCATCTTGGTACTACGCGCGTTACTGCAGTCCTCATGCCGATGAAATGCTAGATCCTGCTAAAGCTAACTACTGGTTGCCAGTCGATCAATACATTGGTGGCATTGAGCACGCTTGTATGCACCTATTGTATTTCCGCTTCTTCCACAAATTGTTACGCGATTCAGGTCTAGTGAACTCTGACGAGCCCGCTAAGCGTCTACTGACTCAAGGTATGGTACTGGCTGATGCTTACTACTATAACAATGCAAAAGGCGCACGCGTTTGGGTTGCCCCAAGCGATGTCACAGTGCTTGAGACTGATGATAAAGGCCGTACTGTTAAAGCCGTAGACAGCGAAGGTCATGAGCTGGTTTATACTGGTATGAGCAAAATGTCTAAGTCTAAGAATAACGGTATTGACCCACAAGAGATGGTCAATAAGTACGGTGCTGACACCGTTCGTTTATTCATGATGTTCGCCGCGCCACCAGAGCTAACGCTTGAATGGCAAGAGTCGAGTGTTGAAGGTGCACATCGCTTTATTAAGCGTTTGTGGAAAACAGCACATGATCATGTTGCCGCGGGTCCAACTGTAGAATTAGATTTAAAGTCACTTAACGCTGCTCAAAAAGAGCTACGCCGTGAACTGCATAAAACCATTGCTAAAGTGGGTGATGATATTGAGCGTCGTCAAATGTTCAACACTGCTATCGCGTCGGTGATGGAATTGATGAACCGCTTACAAAAAGCTGCCACTGACACTGAACAAGACAGAGCATTGATGCAAGAAGCATTAAGCGCTGTGACGCGTTTGCTTTACCCTATCATTCCTCACACTAGCTTTAGCTTGTGGAATGAACTGGGCAATACCGGTGCGATTGAAGACGTACTTTGGCCAGAAGTAGACGAAGCAGCACTGGTTGAAGACAGCAAGCTTATTATCGTGCAAGTTAACGGTAAGCTACGCGCTAAAATTACTGTTGCAGCAGATGCAAGCAAAGAAGAAGTTGAAGCGACAGGGTTGGCTGAAGAGGGTGTGGTTAAGCACACTGAAGGCAAAACAGTTCGTAAAGTTATCTACATCCCGGGCAAATTGCTCAACATTGTAGCTAACTAA
- a CDS encoding zinc ribbon-containing protein: MSEQSTELLSLYEALIQQIKTQYSDDNSLTVKSLYSQTQTCKEYLAIKQQAKAEELALVEQFLKRDIASFLQERNAKDLSHSPTMITVENTLWHWLSEITDRSQIEWHEVAQDFKHHGYYVSGEIVGQGTMVCTACGHESKIEFPGVLSDCTECDNGEFTREALAP; this comes from the coding sequence ATGAGTGAACAAAGTACTGAGTTACTTTCGCTTTACGAGGCACTAATTCAACAAATAAAAACGCAATACAGTGACGATAACTCTCTGACTGTAAAGAGTTTATATAGTCAGACTCAGACCTGTAAAGAATACTTGGCTATTAAACAGCAAGCAAAGGCTGAAGAGTTAGCTTTAGTTGAACAATTTTTAAAACGTGATATCGCCAGTTTCCTACAAGAGAGAAACGCTAAAGATCTGAGTCATAGTCCAACAATGATCACGGTTGAAAATACGTTATGGCATTGGCTCAGTGAAATTACTGACAGAAGCCAGATTGAATGGCATGAGGTGGCACAAGATTTTAAGCATCACGGCTATTATGTATCGGGCGAAATAGTTGGCCAAGGAACCATGGTATGCACGGCTTGTGGCCATGAATCGAAAATCGAATTCCCAGGGGTTCTATCTGATTGTACTGAGTGTGATAACGGCGAGTTTACTCGTGAAGCATTAGCACCTTAG
- a CDS encoding methyl-accepting chemotaxis protein: MKFVHKIVISASLILLLSLGSLSSYQYFQVKQQINDQVSLSVAELVDSMKNNIEAVMAEKADLTRFAASLFESDLSDEHFQQVLGQPVIKQHFILAGMGLESGHFIGNEASWQPQNYDPRKRMWYQEAKQKGRQLFTEPYADASTGEILVSVAAPLFKNGQFEGAMFADISLKALADISNKANLFGAGYAFIVGNNGDFIAYPDASMNGRPMSQVFGEQLDVTQKTSHINIDGKIHTVIFNPLSGLDWSLGIVLDEQVIYAAADKLRGDAIFYSLLALVVATLLMAGLIRHLMKPLGILNEAMKGVASGEGDLTRRLSTESDVEFASLASSFNSFVIKLQDLIQQVKVIGGEVAIGTEMTAEGAKSASRAMGQQTQEIEQLATAMHEMAVTASEVAGNAQSAASAVQQADAAVNDGAAAVNQTTDSIDHLSEQIMQASEAVKELEADTVSIESILGVINEIAGQTNLLALNAAIEAARAGESGRGFAVVADEVRNLAARTQESTSEIKDKIEKLQSGVATVVNVMDESRGTTQTTVEKALMANDTLKEIRKSIQDITDMNLQIASAAEEQSQVAEEMNKNTSNIKDLTMEVADNATQANAAMVTQMKQVKQQEALLNQFIV, encoded by the coding sequence ATGAAGTTTGTACATAAAATTGTTATTAGCGCGAGTCTGATCTTGCTCTTGTCGCTAGGGAGCTTATCGAGCTACCAGTATTTCCAAGTTAAACAGCAGATAAATGATCAGGTCAGTCTGAGTGTGGCTGAGTTGGTCGATTCGATGAAAAATAATATAGAAGCTGTTATGGCCGAAAAAGCAGATCTTACTCGTTTTGCTGCTTCTCTATTCGAGTCAGACCTCTCGGATGAACATTTTCAGCAAGTGTTAGGTCAGCCTGTCATTAAGCAACATTTTATCTTAGCGGGTATGGGGCTGGAGTCGGGGCATTTCATCGGCAATGAAGCGAGCTGGCAACCGCAAAACTATGATCCTCGCAAGCGAATGTGGTATCAAGAGGCGAAACAAAAAGGGCGACAATTATTTACCGAGCCCTATGCTGACGCTAGCACTGGAGAGATCTTAGTGTCTGTGGCTGCACCTCTGTTTAAAAATGGTCAGTTTGAGGGAGCTATGTTTGCGGATATCAGTCTTAAAGCGTTAGCGGATATTAGTAACAAAGCGAACTTATTCGGTGCGGGTTATGCCTTTATTGTAGGCAACAACGGCGACTTTATTGCCTACCCAGATGCGAGTATGAATGGACGTCCTATGAGTCAGGTATTCGGGGAACAATTGGATGTGACTCAGAAAACTAGCCACATCAACATCGATGGTAAAATACATACTGTTATTTTTAACCCGTTATCCGGCTTAGATTGGAGTTTGGGTATCGTACTAGATGAACAGGTTATCTATGCCGCTGCTGACAAGTTGCGTGGTGACGCTATCTTCTATTCCTTGTTAGCTCTGGTCGTGGCGACGTTGCTGATGGCCGGTCTCATCAGACATCTAATGAAACCATTGGGAATATTGAACGAAGCGATGAAAGGCGTGGCATCTGGCGAAGGGGATTTGACACGACGCTTGAGCACTGAATCTGACGTTGAGTTCGCGAGTTTAGCCAGCAGTTTTAATAGTTTTGTTATCAAATTGCAAGACTTGATCCAGCAGGTAAAGGTCATTGGTGGTGAAGTTGCTATTGGGACTGAAATGACCGCAGAAGGCGCTAAATCGGCTTCTCGTGCGATGGGACAGCAGACGCAGGAGATCGAGCAACTTGCAACGGCAATGCATGAAATGGCGGTAACTGCATCGGAAGTGGCTGGAAATGCGCAGAGCGCAGCATCCGCTGTTCAGCAAGCCGATGCTGCCGTCAATGATGGTGCAGCGGCAGTGAATCAAACAACGGATTCCATTGATCATCTGTCAGAACAAATTATGCAAGCTAGCGAAGCTGTAAAAGAGTTAGAAGCAGACACTGTTAGTATCGAATCTATACTTGGCGTCATCAATGAAATCGCGGGTCAAACAAACTTATTGGCACTGAATGCCGCAATTGAGGCTGCTAGAGCCGGTGAATCGGGCCGCGGTTTTGCCGTGGTTGCTGATGAGGTTCGTAACTTGGCAGCGCGTACTCAAGAGTCCACATCGGAAATTAAGGACAAAATAGAGAAGTTACAGTCAGGAGTCGCTACGGTTGTTAATGTGATGGATGAAAGCCGTGGCACCACCCAAACCACGGTAGAAAAGGCATTGATGGCAAATGATACCCTGAAAGAGATCCGCAAGAGTATTCAGGATATTACCGACATGAATCTTCAGATAGCCAGTGCTGCAGAGGAGCAGAGCCAGGTTGCTGAAGAGATGAATAAAAATACGTCTAACATTAAAGATCTAACCATGGAGGTGGCTGATAACGCCACACAGGCTAATGCAGCCATGGTGACTCAGATGAAGCAGGTTAAGCAACAAGAAGCCCTGCTGAACCAGTTTATTGTCTAA
- the lnt gene encoding apolipoprotein N-acyltransferase: protein MLSKLRAFAHHSYLRLVLAFAAGAMTALAFAPYSIWPLYIVAMAFALHQSAGLSAKQGLHYWLSFGFGCFCVGISWVHVSMDTYGGIPLIASMSLMALLALYLAIYPALTGYLLQKIAPKTSISRNLMLFPALWTLTEWARGWVLTGFPWLWAGYSQTQGPLKPIASMTGTLSLSFIVALLAGALALGMVKRWRSALIIVPVAAVLTFIAPYTSTVESKGESLSVALVQGNIPQSMKWEPDALWPTMLKYMDLSRPEFSADLIVWPEAAIPAPEHMVKDFLYNANQAANLNNSAIITGIISQRGNSYYNSLIVLGNYDAKQQDKGDYYGEEKNEFRKHHLLPIGEFVPFESLLRPIAPLFNLPMSSFNRGDYLQDNLNAVGHQITPAICYEIAFPEQLRANVNEQTDLLLTVSNDAWFGTSNGPLQHMEIAQMRSVELGRPLVRATNNGVTAVVNEKGDITHQLPQFEAGVLTADIPLVKGHTLFTLFGQWPVLLLSALLFGLVSIRKLKTNGFTKAK, encoded by the coding sequence ATGCTGAGTAAATTACGGGCATTCGCCCATCATTCCTATCTGAGATTGGTGCTAGCCTTTGCGGCTGGCGCCATGACAGCGCTTGCTTTTGCCCCCTACTCTATTTGGCCACTTTACATCGTTGCGATGGCATTTGCCCTGCATCAAAGTGCCGGTTTATCCGCAAAACAAGGATTACATTACTGGCTAAGTTTCGGCTTTGGTTGCTTTTGTGTTGGTATTAGCTGGGTGCATGTCAGTATGGACACCTATGGTGGTATACCGCTAATTGCATCGATGAGTTTGATGGCGCTATTGGCACTTTATTTAGCAATCTATCCAGCGCTAACCGGCTATTTACTGCAAAAAATAGCCCCTAAAACCAGTATCAGCCGTAACTTAATGTTGTTCCCTGCGCTTTGGACATTAACGGAATGGGCTAGGGGCTGGGTACTCACTGGCTTCCCATGGCTTTGGGCGGGTTATAGTCAAACACAAGGACCACTGAAGCCCATTGCCTCGATGACGGGGACTTTGAGCTTAAGTTTTATCGTGGCTTTACTGGCCGGCGCATTGGCGCTTGGTATGGTTAAACGCTGGCGCAGTGCACTCATTATTGTGCCTGTAGCTGCAGTGCTCACGTTTATTGCGCCCTATACCTCCACGGTTGAGTCAAAAGGCGAAAGTCTCAGCGTTGCACTTGTCCAAGGTAATATTCCCCAGAGTATGAAGTGGGAGCCCGACGCACTGTGGCCAACAATGCTCAAGTATATGGACTTATCTCGGCCAGAGTTTTCAGCAGATCTCATCGTCTGGCCAGAAGCGGCCATTCCGGCCCCCGAACACATGGTCAAAGATTTTCTTTATAATGCCAATCAAGCGGCTAATTTAAATAACAGTGCCATTATTACTGGGATTATCAGTCAGCGTGGTAACAGCTACTATAATTCACTGATTGTTTTAGGGAATTATGATGCAAAACAACAAGACAAAGGCGATTACTATGGTGAAGAGAAGAATGAATTTAGAAAGCACCACTTGTTACCTATCGGCGAATTTGTCCCATTTGAGTCACTGTTACGCCCTATAGCACCCTTGTTTAATTTGCCGATGTCATCCTTTAATCGTGGTGATTATTTGCAAGATAACTTAAATGCCGTCGGACACCAGATTACACCAGCAATTTGCTATGAAATTGCATTTCCTGAGCAGTTAAGAGCCAACGTAAATGAGCAGACTGACTTACTGTTAACGGTCTCTAATGATGCTTGGTTTGGCACTTCAAACGGACCGTTACAACACATGGAAATAGCTCAAATGCGTTCGGTTGAGCTTGGCAGACCTTTGGTCCGCGCCACCAATAACGGCGTGACTGCTGTCGTCAATGAAAAAGGCGATATCACCCACCAGCTCCCCCAGTTCGAAGCCGGTGTGTTAACAGCAGATATTCCATTGGTTAAAGGCCATACACTCTTCACCCTCTTCGGCCAATGGCCGGTGCTATTACTTTCAGCTCTTCTATTCGGTTTAGTATCAATAAGAAAGTTAAAGACAAACGGATTTACGAAGGCTAAATAA
- the corC gene encoding CNNM family magnesium/cobalt transport protein CorC (CorC(YbeX) belongs to the Cyclin M Mg2+ Exporter (CNNM) family, and was characterized as belonging to a set of three proteins, at least one of which must be present for CorA to function.), translating to MSDDIPPSTNASKKGWLEKVSQLFQGEPKSREELVEVIHGAELREVISEDTREMIKGVLEVSDLRVRDIMIPRAQIVALQIDNTVEELLSTVIGSAHSRFPVVNEDKDHIEGILLAKDLLQYGFKNNEKPFELGQVIRPAVVVPESKRVDVLLKEFRSQRYHMAIVVDEYGGVSGLVTIEDILEEIVGDIEDEFDHDSAEETEIKQISKQVYMVKALTPIDDFNDAFSTQFSDEEFDTVGGLVSHAFGHLPERDENVMIKGIEFKVVNADTRRLIQLRVKFPDPAAKESVA from the coding sequence ATGAGTGACGATATCCCCCCGAGTACCAACGCCTCCAAGAAAGGCTGGTTGGAAAAAGTAAGTCAGTTATTCCAGGGCGAACCCAAAAGTCGCGAAGAATTGGTTGAGGTCATTCACGGTGCAGAACTACGTGAAGTGATCAGCGAAGACACGCGTGAAATGATTAAAGGTGTATTGGAAGTCTCCGATCTTCGAGTGCGGGACATCATGATCCCACGCGCGCAAATCGTCGCACTTCAAATAGACAACACAGTAGAAGAACTACTCTCTACCGTTATTGGCTCAGCACACTCCCGCTTTCCAGTAGTCAATGAAGACAAAGATCATATCGAGGGTATTTTACTCGCTAAAGATCTACTTCAGTATGGCTTTAAGAACAATGAAAAGCCTTTTGAACTTGGGCAAGTTATCCGCCCAGCAGTGGTCGTTCCGGAAAGTAAACGGGTCGACGTATTGTTAAAAGAGTTTCGTTCTCAACGTTATCATATGGCGATCGTCGTCGATGAATACGGTGGAGTGTCAGGTTTAGTGACAATTGAAGACATTCTCGAAGAGATTGTTGGTGATATTGAAGATGAATTTGATCATGACTCAGCTGAAGAGACTGAAATCAAACAAATCTCAAAACAAGTCTATATGGTCAAAGCATTAACGCCGATAGATGACTTTAATGACGCGTTTAGCACTCAATTCAGTGATGAAGAGTTTGATACCGTGGGTGGCTTAGTTTCTCATGCTTTTGGGCACCTGCCTGAACGTGATGAAAATGTCATGATTAAAGGCATTGAGTTTAAAGTCGTCAACGCAGATACCCGTAGATTAATCCAATTACGCGTAAAATTTCCCGATCCAGCTGCTAAAGAGAGCGTTGCCTAG
- the ybeY gene encoding rRNA maturation RNase YbeY, with amino-acid sequence MTNAPTSVDLDLQIAVDAVALPSAQELELWVKTALRSSMDHVELTIRIVDSAESQMLNNTYRGKDKPTNVLSFPFEAPPGIELPLLGDLVVCAAVVEQEAIDQNKPLTAHWAHMVVHGCLHLLGYDHIDNIEAEEMESLETQLIESLGYNNPYEEQ; translated from the coding sequence ATGACTAATGCACCAACAAGTGTAGATCTCGATCTGCAAATTGCAGTTGATGCCGTTGCACTTCCTTCAGCACAAGAGCTGGAACTTTGGGTGAAAACAGCACTCAGAAGTAGTATGGACCACGTAGAATTAACCATAAGAATTGTCGATTCTGCAGAAAGCCAGATGCTAAATAACACCTATCGCGGAAAAGATAAGCCCACCAATGTGCTCTCTTTCCCGTTTGAAGCTCCACCCGGCATAGAACTGCCACTACTGGGCGATTTAGTTGTCTGTGCAGCTGTGGTAGAGCAAGAAGCAATTGATCAAAACAAACCCCTTACCGCACATTGGGCGCACATGGTTGTACATGGTTGCCTCCATCTGCTAGGGTATGATCATATAGACAATATAGAGGCTGAAGAGATGGAGTCATTAGAGACCCAACTGATTGAAAGCCTTGGTTATAACAACCCTTATGAGGAGCAATAA